One genomic segment of Desulfocapsa sulfexigens DSM 10523 includes these proteins:
- a CDS encoding ParB N-terminal domain-containing protein, whose protein sequence is MHPSATFHPIELNKIQISDEWSLHPFLSSKPPATALVESINRVGILRPPILLRQPKERYKLVCGKSRLETLKTNPGKKSPLCLILREDNSPKNILSYIVEDQSLSGNFSAMEKAYFFSHCLKYMDSKEAAALFFTILHQKIQPHTINKCLDLIELELDIQISIHNGIIGEKTAHELLKMSPEDRQLLHGIFIDLQLGGGKQKRLLSLCKDLAYREEKTLTELLMKPEFNEILTHPEMNQPQKATVLLACMQKMLFPQSISAEELFRKKVTTMNLPATCKVTHALSFETDAVSLIMDFKTLTELEKRVPEILHLAETRRN, encoded by the coding sequence ATGCATCCCTCTGCGACCTTTCACCCAATAGAGCTGAATAAAATACAAATCTCAGACGAATGGAGCCTTCACCCTTTTCTTAGTTCTAAACCACCCGCCACTGCCCTTGTTGAATCTATTAATAGAGTAGGCATACTTCGTCCACCAATCCTCCTGCGGCAACCTAAAGAGCGCTACAAATTGGTCTGCGGAAAATCCAGGCTGGAAACTCTCAAAACCAACCCTGGTAAAAAATCCCCTCTATGTCTCATTCTCAGAGAAGATAACTCACCTAAAAATATTTTGTCCTATATAGTTGAAGACCAGTCACTCTCTGGCAATTTCAGTGCAATGGAAAAAGCCTATTTTTTCAGCCACTGTCTTAAATATATGGATAGTAAAGAGGCAGCGGCATTATTTTTTACAATTCTTCACCAAAAAATACAGCCGCACACCATCAATAAATGTTTAGATCTGATAGAGCTTGAGTTGGATATTCAAATCAGCATACACAATGGAATCATTGGTGAAAAAACTGCACATGAGCTACTAAAAATGAGTCCAGAAGACAGACAGTTGCTTCATGGAATATTTATTGATTTACAACTTGGTGGGGGAAAGCAAAAAAGGCTACTTTCTCTGTGCAAGGATCTTGCGTACAGAGAAGAAAAAACACTAACAGAGCTGTTAATGAAACCCGAATTCAATGAAATCCTTACTCATCCTGAAATGAATCAACCACAGAAAGCAACTGTTCTTTTGGCTTGCATGCAAAAGATGCTCTTTCCACAAAGCATTTCTGCAGAAGAATTATTCAGAAAAAAAGTTACTACCATGAATTTACCAGCCACCTGCAAGGTAACCCATGCTCTTTCGTTTGAAACAGATGCTGTTTCTCTTATAATGGATTTTAAGACACTCACAGAACTGGAGAAGCGGGTACCAGAAATCCTACACCTTGCTGAAACCAGGCGCAACTGA